A window of the Pyrodictium abyssi genome harbors these coding sequences:
- a CDS encoding type II/IV secretion system ATPase subunit, with the protein MLRLHTSSPKESIDFDMFLVEMIKPLTCTDYFKKKILEYTTIGVVNVVVGVNQDEEIVYCVNEPFVDDSELLRTVALIIEGVIAEGLKGLPSDHTELKRFAERYHIDYEFLKSNYTVMSYLIAKGLSGYGPLYPLLEDPNIEEISVNSPNTPAYIVHRSLPIGWIRTNILLDSELLDNLIIQLARRSGRDVSLAHPYLEALLPEGHRVAATFSNEISRFGSSLVIRKHRMEPLPITSLIASNVISTLAAAYLWLLMEYRPAILIVGPTASGKTTFLQALLSLIPPYSRIVTIEDTPELNLPYDQWDSLVTRYTYSDYEGEDIDIYKLAKFALRRRPDYFVIGEIRGEEARVFIHAAGSGHAALATFHADSPESALQRLRSSPINLGDSFLQLLWLIVVLRRVRNANGIESRRVVEIVEIVPTDNTVEFVRIFKWSPREDILRPVDVDTLINSSYRLRLIAELYGLSVSDIRDKIETFASLLKSCISCDFKTMRAMVEDYYRSMIFRILERAEQGG; encoded by the coding sequence ATGCTGAGGCTACATACAAGCTCTCCTAAAGAGAGTATTGATTTTGACATGTTCCTCGTCGAAATGATAAAGCCTTTAACGTGCACTGACTATTTCAAAAAGAAGATATTAGAGTACACTACCATAGGAGTAGTAAATGTCGTAGTAGGCGTCAACCAGGACGAGGAGATAGTATACTGTGTGAACGAGCCTTTCGTGGACGACTCCGAGCTCCTCAGAACTGTGGCTCTAATAATAGAGGGCGTTATTGCAGAGGGGCTGAAGGGCCTGCCCTCAGACCATACGGAGTTGAAAAGGTTTGCAGAGAGGTACCATATAGACTACGAGTTCCTCAAGTCAAACTACACTGTAATGAGCTATCTGATAGCTAAGGGCCTAAGCGGTTATGGTCCTTTGTACCCTCTACTAGAGGACCCGAACATAGAGGAGATATCCGTTAACAGCCCCAACACTCCTGCCTACATAGTTCACCGCAGTCTCCCTATCGGATGGATAAGAACCAATATCCTGCTAGACAGCGAGCTACTTGACAACCTCATTATACAGTTAGCTAGACGAAGCGGGCGAGATGTGAGCCTCGCTCATCCATATCTTGAAGCCCTACTACCCGAAGGCCACAGGGTTGCAGCCACATTCTCTAACGAGATTAGCCGTTTTGGATCCTCACTGGTAATTAGGAAACACCGCATGGAGCCTCTCCCGATAACATCCCTAATAGCCAGTAACGTCATCTCAACGCTTGCTGCAGCATACCTATGGCTGCTAATGGAGTACAGACCTGCCATACTAATCGTTGGCCCGACAGCGTCTGGGAAGACTACTTTTCTCCAAGCCCTGCTCTCGCTCATACCACCCTATTCGAGAATAGTAACGATAGAGGATACACCAGAGCTCAACCTGCCATATGACCAGTGGGATAGCCTTGTTACAAGGTACACCTATAGCGACTATGAGGGAGAAGATATAGACATATATAAGCTGGCAAAATTTGCACTGCGGCGAAGGCCCGATTACTTCGTTATAGGCGAGATACGTGGCGAGGAGGCCCGTGTATTCATCCATGCCGCGGGCAGTGGTCACGCTGCATTAGCAACATTCCACGCTGACTCGCCTGAATCAGCTCTGCAGAGACTGCGTAGTAGCCCCATAAACTTGGGTGATAGTTTTCTACAACTCTTATGGCTGATAGTAGTTCTGCGCAGGGTCCGTAACGCTAACGGTATAGAGTCACGTAGAGTCGTTGAAATAGTTGAAATCGTTCCGACGGATAATACAGTGGAGTTTGTGCGCATCTTTAAGTGGAGTCCACGAGAAGACATACTACGTCCAGTTGATGTTGACACTCTTATTAATTCTAGTTACCGCTTAAGGCTCATAGCCGAACTTTACGGGCTAAGTGTCAGCGATATACGTGATAAAATAGAGACATTCGCTTCACTGCTTAAGTCTTGCATTTCTTGCGACTTTAAGACCATGCGGGCGATGGTGGAAGACTACTACCGTTCAATGATTTTCCGTATCTTAGAGAGGGCCGAACAGGGAGGTTAA
- the deoC gene encoding deoxyribose-phosphate aldolase: protein MIALSKQLCPVTASELAARIDHAILKPWSGKKELEQAINDLEELNLRCLILSPTLLREAQGTTNKCLGAVVGFPFGYHTLEAKIKELEDVIALGAVEVDYVANTQLYITGHEEEYMNEIRAAVEICKEAGVTCKIIIETPALTANQIEHIVGLVARLEPDFIKTSTGFGPRPTLPDDVVIIDRVLRSLGKRDKVRIKAAGGIRSGLQASSMILLGADVIGTSTPRQVIETYNAMCRS, encoded by the coding sequence ATGATAGCATTGAGTAAGCAGCTCTGCCCAGTAACAGCAAGCGAGCTAGCAGCAAGAATAGACCACGCCATACTAAAACCATGGAGCGGGAAGAAGGAACTAGAACAAGCAATAAACGATCTCGAGGAACTGAATCTAAGATGCCTTATACTCAGCCCTACGCTCTTACGCGAAGCACAAGGTACGACAAACAAGTGCCTAGGCGCTGTAGTGGGCTTCCCATTCGGGTACCACACTCTTGAAGCTAAGATAAAGGAGTTAGAAGACGTGATTGCCTTAGGCGCAGTAGAGGTAGACTATGTGGCTAACACACAGCTCTACATAACTGGCCACGAGGAGGAATATATGAATGAAATACGCGCAGCAGTAGAAATCTGCAAAGAAGCAGGAGTAACTTGCAAGATTATAATAGAAACGCCAGCACTAACGGCTAACCAGATAGAACATATAGTTGGACTCGTAGCAAGGCTTGAGCCAGACTTTATAAAGACGAGCACTGGCTTTGGGCCTAGACCAACACTACCAGATGACGTAGTAATAATTGATAGGGTGCTGAGAAGCCTAGGTAAGAGAGACAAGGTGAGAATAAAGGCAGCAGGAGGCATCAGAAGCGGCCTCCAAGCATCATCAATGATACTACTGGGTGCAGACGTAATAGGGACCAGCACGCCTCGTCAGGTGATCGAAACCTACAACGCCATGTGCCGGTCATAA
- a CDS encoding DNA topoisomerase IV subunit A, protein MAAVDEYMDKADIEARRKALQVFRERFKEIFEQIKRGENPTIMLPKRTLANTIYDEKRKLLLLGPEKLRRSFFDLHESKKFMQTLLMARIIYEALERDEYPTIRDLYYRGKHTIVYREPGGRRHEENTWDEQRESDAVIRDIEVFTGLLREEMLILSKEKGKVVGNMRIRSGNDIIDLSKMGHGAYAIEPTPDLIEFIDVDAEYVLVVEKDAVFQQLHRIGFWKKHKAILITSAGQPDRATRRFVRRLNEELGLPVYILTDADPYGWYIYSVFKIGSITLSYESERLATPKARFIGVSMTDIFGYGKKKPYLTEQERRNYIIKAKDADIKRAYELRNYRWFQTKKWQIEIDIFLNKKAKLEIEAMTSKGLRFLADKYLPEKIETEDWIE, encoded by the coding sequence ATGGCGGCTGTGGATGAGTACATGGATAAGGCTGATATAGAGGCCAGAAGGAAAGCACTCCAGGTATTCCGCGAACGATTTAAGGAGATATTTGAACAAATAAAGAGAGGAGAGAATCCAACCATTATGCTGCCGAAGAGAACGCTAGCAAATACGATATACGATGAAAAGAGGAAGCTGCTACTGCTGGGCCCGGAAAAACTGCGTAGAAGCTTCTTCGATCTGCACGAGTCAAAGAAGTTTATGCAGACACTACTAATGGCTAGGATAATATACGAGGCTCTCGAGAGGGACGAGTATCCAACAATCCGTGACCTTTACTATAGGGGTAAGCACACTATAGTATATCGCGAGCCTGGAGGCCGTAGACACGAGGAAAACACGTGGGACGAGCAGCGGGAGTCAGACGCGGTGATAAGAGATATCGAGGTATTTACTGGCCTGCTACGCGAAGAGATGCTTATACTCAGCAAAGAGAAGGGCAAAGTAGTAGGAAATATGAGGATACGTAGTGGCAACGACATTATAGATCTAAGTAAGATGGGTCACGGTGCCTACGCTATAGAGCCGACGCCAGACCTGATAGAATTCATAGACGTTGACGCAGAGTACGTCCTGGTAGTAGAGAAGGACGCAGTATTCCAGCAACTACACCGTATAGGCTTCTGGAAGAAGCACAAAGCCATACTGATAACAAGCGCGGGGCAGCCCGACAGAGCTACGAGAAGATTCGTCCGAAGGCTAAACGAGGAACTGGGGCTGCCAGTGTACATACTAACAGACGCAGACCCCTATGGATGGTACATATACAGCGTATTCAAGATAGGCTCCATAACCCTAAGCTACGAGAGCGAGCGTCTCGCAACACCAAAAGCCAGGTTCATAGGCGTGAGTATGACAGACATCTTCGGCTATGGTAAGAAGAAGCCCTACTTGACAGAGCAGGAAAGACGCAACTATATAATCAAGGCCAAGGACGCGGACATAAAGAGAGCCTATGAGCTACGCAACTACAGGTGGTTCCAGACAAAGAAGTGGCAAATAGAGATAGACATCTTCCTAAATAAGAAGGCAAAGCTAGAGATAGAGGCCATGACGAGCAAAGGACTACGATTCCTAGCGGACAAGTATCTACCGGAAAAGATAGAGACTGAAGACTGGATAGAGTAG
- a CDS encoding ASCH domain-containing protein — MEERKERSKFLGRHLMVKGEFVDDILSGRKRTTIRLGRVHVKYNELIIHGGGRPVAKVRVTNVVYKRVSELTDEDAVKDGFRSREELLEALRHMYGEFRDDDYVTIIEFEVIQDLSSLEPQDPYLGLEPADIARLGLRYLADMLSDEDKKVLRDLTSTNSIRSTAIRLYGSIERRWRVRRVVRRVLSELVRRGLIKARNTVAAKRGGSRHTRQRKGRRKS; from the coding sequence ATGGAGGAGCGTAAAGAGCGGAGCAAGTTCCTTGGGAGACATTTGATGGTTAAGGGCGAGTTCGTTGACGACATACTTTCTGGCAGGAAAAGAACCACTATCAGACTTGGTAGAGTACATGTAAAGTATAACGAGCTTATTATCCATGGTGGTGGGAGGCCGGTTGCGAAAGTTCGTGTTACCAACGTAGTATATAAGCGCGTCTCCGAATTAACAGATGAAGATGCTGTGAAGGACGGTTTTAGGAGTAGAGAAGAACTTCTGGAAGCTCTTCGCCACATGTACGGTGAATTTAGAGACGATGATTACGTAACTATAATAGAGTTCGAGGTTATCCAGGACTTATCGTCCCTTGAGCCGCAGGACCCCTATCTAGGGTTAGAGCCAGCCGATATCGCAAGACTTGGTCTACGCTATCTAGCTGACATGTTGTCCGATGAGGATAAGAAGGTTCTAAGGGACCTAACGTCAACGAATAGCATACGTTCTACAGCAATACGGCTTTACGGTAGTATAGAGCGTAGATGGCGCGTCAGGAGAGTGGTTAGGCGTGTACTTTCCGAGCTCGTCAGAAGGGGACTGATAAAAGCCAGAAATACTGTAGCAGCCAAAAGGGGAGGGAGCAGACACACGAGGCAGAGGAAGGGTAGAAGAAAGAGCTGA
- a CDS encoding DNA topoisomerase VI subunit B has product MARKQQAAQQESFRSMTPSQFFYEYREVAGFGSPSRALYQTVRELVENALDATDVHGILPDITLTIEQVPRHPTYYRVTVEDNGIGIQPQHVPYAFGQVLYSSKYRLRQARGRFGLGAKMAILYGQIKTGEPVEVYTSPIGSSRIYFFKIKIDIERNRPIVLARGEYPNPSGWHGTRVSVVIEGDWPRARHRIHEYIRRTAIAAPYANITFIDPDGNITVYRRTIDKLPKQPREVKPHPQGVDIELLKQLIRKSRANTLLEFLIDAFQGVGRKTAEAFLEWAGFDKNLDPHKLDDRKLEKLARKLREYQRFRPPSADSLSPFGPEIIEAGLRTILKPEFVAAVTRRPRAYEGHSFIVEVGIAYGGQIPPSSEPILLRYANKIPLLYDEKSDVAWKVVDPKNFDWRNYLVVFPAPVAVLTHIASTKVPYKGVGKESVADVPEIEQELRNALREAARKLREYLLQKKKEEEAKKRVITFMKYTPEIAKSLATILKDYSVNEDYIREMLLTAMKKRLKIEDEKFAKLVEGLEVNIEE; this is encoded by the coding sequence ATGGCTAGAAAACAGCAAGCAGCTCAACAAGAAAGCTTTAGGAGTATGACGCCATCGCAGTTCTTCTACGAGTACAGAGAAGTAGCTGGATTCGGCAGCCCATCACGAGCGCTATATCAAACAGTACGTGAACTTGTTGAAAACGCGTTAGACGCGACAGACGTACATGGTATACTCCCAGACATAACACTCACAATTGAACAAGTTCCAAGACACCCAACGTACTACAGAGTAACGGTCGAGGATAACGGCATCGGCATCCAGCCACAGCATGTCCCATATGCTTTTGGCCAAGTACTATATAGCTCAAAGTACAGGCTAAGGCAGGCACGTGGCCGCTTTGGACTAGGTGCTAAGATGGCCATACTCTATGGCCAGATAAAGACTGGCGAGCCTGTAGAAGTTTACACATCGCCTATAGGCTCATCAAGAATATACTTCTTCAAGATCAAGATAGACATAGAGAGGAATAGGCCAATAGTGCTTGCCAGGGGCGAATATCCAAACCCTAGTGGCTGGCATGGGACACGTGTAAGCGTGGTAATAGAGGGTGACTGGCCTCGAGCCAGACACCGAATACACGAGTACATAAGGAGGACGGCAATCGCAGCGCCATACGCTAATATAACCTTCATAGATCCTGATGGCAACATAACTGTGTACCGTCGCACCATAGATAAGCTGCCGAAACAGCCTCGCGAGGTAAAACCACACCCACAGGGAGTAGACATAGAGTTATTGAAACAATTGATTAGAAAGTCAAGGGCAAATACACTGTTGGAGTTCCTCATAGACGCGTTCCAGGGTGTAGGACGGAAAACAGCCGAAGCCTTCCTTGAATGGGCAGGTTTTGACAAGAATCTAGACCCACACAAGCTAGATGATAGAAAGCTTGAAAAGCTAGCTAGAAAGCTAAGAGAATATCAACGCTTCCGGCCGCCAAGCGCTGACTCGCTCTCGCCCTTCGGCCCAGAAATAATCGAGGCCGGTCTAAGGACCATCTTGAAACCTGAGTTCGTCGCAGCAGTAACCCGCCGGCCAAGGGCCTATGAGGGTCATTCATTCATAGTTGAAGTTGGCATAGCTTATGGAGGACAAATACCGCCATCCAGTGAACCCATACTCTTGAGGTATGCTAATAAAATTCCGCTACTCTACGACGAGAAATCTGATGTAGCCTGGAAAGTTGTTGACCCCAAGAACTTCGATTGGCGAAACTATCTAGTCGTCTTCCCAGCGCCAGTAGCAGTATTAACACATATAGCAAGCACAAAGGTGCCTTACAAGGGAGTCGGTAAGGAAAGTGTAGCCGATGTACCCGAAATAGAACAGGAGCTGCGAAACGCGCTTAGAGAAGCAGCTAGAAAGTTAAGAGAATACCTGCTGCAGAAGAAGAAAGAAGAGGAGGCCAAGAAACGTGTCATAACATTCATGAAGTATACTCCAGAGATAGCCAAAAGCCTGGCAACTATACTCAAAGATTATAGCGTCAACGAGGACTATATAAGAGAGATGTTGCTCACTGCGATGAAGAAGAGGTTGAAGATAGAGGACGAGAAGTTTGCAAAACTAGTAGAGGGGCTAGAGGTTAACATAGAAGAGTAA
- the mtnA gene encoding S-methyl-5-thioribose-1-phosphate isomerase: MELLEKLKIKPIEWIEDDPEGPKLRWLDTRLLPWEEVYRETRDFKRVAVAIKTMEIRGAPAIGVAAAYGLALAALYSNAKEPDELWNKLREAEKILAATRPTAYNLFWALRRVMDRAQSGLKRGDDVDKIIYAVVDEAKKIHIEDVRTNMELGRIGAKLIDDGDTILTHCNAGALATAAYGTAEGIMRAAIEEGKRIKVIATETRPLLQGARLTVWELKKEGIEVRLITDNMVGYVMYRGLVDKVIVGADRITADGYVANKIGTYMIAVLAHRHKVPFYVAAPSSTFDLGIEGDNIPIEERDPDEVRTVLGKLLITVKDVEVYNPAFDITPPELVTAIVTEKGIITPPYRENIARILGDKS, encoded by the coding sequence ATGGAGCTTCTAGAGAAACTGAAGATAAAGCCCATTGAGTGGATTGAAGACGACCCTGAAGGGCCTAAGCTCCGTTGGTTGGATACGCGGCTTTTGCCTTGGGAGGAGGTCTACAGGGAGACACGAGACTTCAAACGTGTAGCCGTAGCGATAAAAACCATGGAAATAAGAGGCGCACCAGCCATAGGCGTTGCAGCCGCGTATGGCCTGGCGCTTGCAGCATTATACTCAAACGCTAAGGAGCCAGACGAGCTGTGGAATAAGCTCCGTGAAGCTGAGAAAATACTGGCTGCAACCAGGCCTACCGCATACAACTTGTTCTGGGCGTTGAGAAGAGTAATGGACAGGGCGCAGAGTGGCCTAAAGCGTGGCGATGATGTAGATAAGATAATCTATGCAGTGGTCGACGAGGCCAAGAAGATACATATTGAGGATGTTAGGACAAACATGGAGCTTGGACGCATAGGAGCCAAGCTAATAGATGATGGCGACACAATACTAACACACTGTAATGCAGGTGCACTTGCTACAGCAGCTTATGGGACGGCTGAAGGCATAATGAGGGCCGCAATCGAGGAGGGTAAGCGTATAAAGGTCATAGCTACTGAGACACGGCCGCTACTACAAGGCGCTAGACTCACAGTATGGGAGCTAAAGAAGGAGGGTATAGAGGTGCGGCTTATAACGGACAATATGGTTGGATACGTTATGTACCGTGGGCTCGTAGATAAGGTGATTGTTGGCGCTGATAGGATAACAGCTGACGGCTATGTAGCAAACAAGATAGGAACTTACATGATAGCCGTACTAGCACATAGACACAAAGTACCATTCTATGTAGCAGCACCCTCGTCGACATTCGACCTGGGCATAGAGGGAGACAATATACCCATAGAGGAGCGTGACCCTGACGAGGTTAGAACGGTACTCGGGAAGCTACTAATAACCGTAAAGGATGTAGAAGTGTATAATCCTGCATTCGACATAACTCCGCCGGAGCTTGTAACAGCGATAGTAACAGAGAAGGGTATAATCACTCCGCCATACAGGGAGAACATAGCTCGTATACTAGGAGATAAATCCTAA
- a CDS encoding tRNA(Met) cytidine acetyltransferase TmcA, translating into MGSTDVSYEDLTKKDIEDIGRRVAENLKEYIPASFNKLLRKLSKGIERAIVSRHRRLLVITGSDPVKVGAAAARALLFYERVYRRVKGKEELPLLYVFHDEFKDAKIRKEVVKRVIKSRANMVTSTIARYEESDRFLGTTFKLLVMDLVNDLKPNDVGRLVGIVEGGGLIIFLVPPWIKWDKWMTIFKQNLVVPGYKEPRHIFIRWFKRKLIEHDGIYIYDVDEEDTIKADDYPLRRYTKEEIKIPEKTVFPRELYELALTQDQVNVIKTIESLLERSKKKKKAIVITSDRGRGKSGAVGIASIGLAMRLRRERRRVRIIVTAPNLANVQSFFTLAIKAAEKLEIRTRIVKHGERVLELHGEGFSIEYWEPIHVPKLKADVVIVDEAAGMHVPLLHRIWRHHNRMIFATTIHGYEGAGRGFSVRFLPVLKNDPRTELIQVEMHEPIRYARDDPIERWLFDALLLDAEPAELDDEDIEAIKQGRLEYVRFDPSWLFSPEGEESLRQLFGIYVLAHYRNEPDDLAILADAPHHIIRGVRLPSGKIVCALQIANEGGLDDEMIEELLRGGKTPGNIIPDRMLKHLRVREFGSARGWRIVRIATHPGVQGKGIGSFALEQVKKEAEEEGLDWVGSGFGVNDQLLRFWLKNGFLPVHMSPDRNPVSGEYTILVLNPIKEIMKKLTSIANREFKRKVLESLHDPYRDLETDVALLILKSGDPIFEDYYPRLTSIQVDRLWIYAYGPMTYEAVTDVIHEITKAYWLMYPKTKGLSLSRREEYIVVAKVLQGKSWETVAEELRTRPHSIMVALKDIARKVLKIYYGLDSESPVGVSASTLLERMDRGKLFVEPIQVRKAKERRNARQDNKAENEEVEQPQDRREG; encoded by the coding sequence TTGGGCAGCACCGACGTCAGCTACGAGGATCTTACTAAGAAGGACATAGAGGATATTGGCAGACGTGTAGCCGAGAACCTGAAGGAGTATATACCAGCTAGCTTTAACAAACTGCTAAGAAAACTAAGCAAGGGAATAGAAAGAGCCATAGTTTCTAGGCATAGACGCCTCCTAGTAATTACGGGTAGTGATCCGGTAAAGGTAGGGGCAGCAGCCGCGAGAGCACTGCTATTCTACGAGAGAGTATACCGTAGAGTGAAGGGCAAAGAAGAGCTACCGCTACTATACGTGTTCCACGACGAATTCAAAGACGCTAAGATACGCAAAGAAGTAGTCAAAAGAGTTATAAAATCTAGGGCCAACATGGTAACGTCGACTATAGCGAGATACGAGGAAAGCGACAGATTCCTAGGCACAACATTCAAACTCCTCGTAATGGACCTGGTCAATGATCTAAAGCCGAACGATGTTGGCAGGCTAGTCGGCATAGTTGAGGGAGGCGGCCTCATAATATTCTTGGTTCCTCCTTGGATTAAGTGGGATAAGTGGATGACCATATTTAAGCAGAATCTAGTAGTACCAGGCTATAAGGAGCCACGACACATATTCATAAGGTGGTTCAAGCGCAAGCTCATAGAGCATGATGGAATCTACATATATGACGTAGATGAGGAGGACACCATAAAGGCAGACGACTACCCGCTAAGACGCTACACCAAGGAGGAGATAAAGATCCCCGAGAAGACTGTCTTCCCCCGCGAACTCTACGAGCTAGCTCTGACCCAGGACCAGGTAAACGTCATAAAAACCATTGAGTCTCTCCTCGAGAGGAGCAAGAAAAAGAAGAAGGCGATAGTAATAACTTCTGATAGGGGTAGAGGAAAGTCTGGCGCTGTAGGAATAGCGTCCATAGGCTTAGCTATGAGGCTCCGCCGCGAACGCAGAAGAGTACGTATCATAGTCACTGCGCCAAACCTAGCCAACGTACAGTCATTCTTCACGCTCGCCATAAAGGCCGCTGAGAAGCTCGAGATAAGGACACGAATAGTCAAGCATGGAGAGCGTGTACTAGAACTGCACGGCGAAGGCTTCAGCATAGAGTACTGGGAGCCAATACATGTACCCAAACTCAAAGCTGATGTTGTCATAGTCGACGAGGCCGCTGGCATGCACGTACCGCTTCTACACCGTATATGGCGCCATCACAACCGGATGATATTCGCAACAACTATACATGGCTACGAGGGCGCTGGACGCGGCTTCTCTGTGAGGTTCCTCCCAGTCCTCAAGAACGACCCCAGGACAGAACTCATCCAAGTAGAAATGCACGAACCTATTCGTTATGCACGCGACGACCCGATAGAGCGATGGCTCTTTGACGCTCTACTGCTAGATGCCGAGCCGGCAGAGCTCGATGATGAAGACATAGAGGCTATAAAGCAGGGCAGACTAGAGTATGTGCGATTTGATCCGAGCTGGCTATTCAGCCCAGAAGGAGAAGAGTCCCTACGCCAGCTTTTCGGCATATACGTTCTAGCACACTACCGAAACGAGCCAGACGACCTAGCAATACTAGCTGATGCACCACACCATATTATAAGAGGAGTGAGGCTGCCGTCCGGGAAGATTGTATGCGCGCTCCAGATAGCAAACGAGGGTGGCCTAGACGACGAGATGATAGAGGAGCTTCTACGCGGAGGAAAAACACCTGGAAACATCATACCGGACCGAATGCTGAAACATCTACGTGTCAGAGAGTTCGGGAGCGCTAGAGGCTGGCGCATAGTGCGCATAGCAACACACCCCGGTGTACAGGGGAAGGGTATAGGTTCATTCGCCCTAGAGCAGGTGAAGAAGGAGGCCGAAGAAGAAGGGCTAGACTGGGTTGGAAGCGGCTTCGGCGTCAATGACCAGCTTCTACGATTCTGGCTAAAGAACGGGTTCCTGCCAGTCCACATGTCGCCGGACCGAAACCCTGTGAGCGGCGAGTACACTATACTAGTGCTTAACCCGATAAAGGAGATCATGAAGAAGCTTACTTCAATAGCCAATAGGGAGTTTAAGAGAAAGGTGCTTGAGAGCCTTCACGACCCCTACCGGGACCTTGAAACTGATGTCGCGCTACTGATACTAAAGAGCGGCGACCCTATCTTCGAGGATTACTACCCAAGACTCACCTCGATACAAGTGGACCGCCTATGGATATACGCCTACGGCCCCATGACCTATGAAGCTGTAACAGACGTGATACACGAGATAACTAAGGCATACTGGCTAATGTACCCGAAGACTAAGGGCCTTAGTCTGTCTAGGCGGGAAGAGTACATAGTTGTAGCCAAGGTACTCCAAGGAAAGAGCTGGGAGACTGTGGCAGAAGAGCTACGAACACGCCCGCACAGCATAATGGTCGCGCTCAAGGATATAGCGAGAAAGGTTCTCAAGATATACTACGGCCTGGACTCCGAATCACCAGTCGGTGTTAGCGCTTCAACCCTATTAGAGCGCATGGACAGAGGCAAACTATTCGTCGAACCAATACAAGTGCGCAAAGCCAAGGAACGTAGAAACGCCAGACAAGACAACAAAGCCGAAAACGAAGAGGTTGAGCAGCCACAAGACCGCCGCGAGGGCTAG
- the hisS gene encoding histidine--tRNA ligase, whose product MTQIVLEPLRGFRDILPPDSHALSRLAELFSRLAEAYGYMEVKPPTLERFQLFAVKSGEEIRRSMYVFKDKAGREVALRPEATASIARIYLKHLRGRPKPIRLYYVVNCFRYEEPQKARYREFWQAGIELLGEPSIIGDFEVIKILAKFYEQIDMLDNIVLKIGTTKLYRYLFAKYGIGEETQDHILHLMDKDMYNEAIEVLVEAGHPSLAGLLEELWTKARNSIDDAKKIVSQVDDEAVQILEEFGKLVVMLREYNDRLKLEVDLAFARGLAYYTGTIFEVKVPGFPVSIAGGGRYDNLIELYGGEKVPGTGFAIGLDRTLAAMRELEIRPRHVYEAKTQVAVLVLNEALTAYAARVQDILAAKRGVSAVLYTGSKLQKMLPKLAKQGYRYAVIIGEREAREGKLVLRDLEKREQRTIPIDELENMDDII is encoded by the coding sequence TTGACACAGATAGTCCTGGAGCCACTCCGCGGATTCCGGGACATATTACCGCCAGATTCACACGCACTATCCAGGCTCGCTGAGCTATTCTCACGGCTTGCCGAAGCCTATGGCTACATGGAGGTAAAGCCACCGACACTAGAACGGTTCCAACTGTTTGCCGTAAAATCCGGCGAGGAGATAAGACGCTCAATGTATGTATTCAAAGATAAGGCAGGAAGAGAGGTAGCACTGAGACCTGAGGCTACAGCAAGCATCGCAAGAATATACCTAAAACACCTACGAGGCCGGCCCAAGCCTATACGTCTCTACTACGTTGTTAACTGCTTCAGATACGAGGAGCCGCAAAAAGCTAGGTATAGAGAGTTCTGGCAAGCTGGCATAGAGCTACTCGGCGAGCCTTCTATTATAGGCGACTTCGAAGTCATAAAGATCCTAGCAAAGTTCTACGAGCAAATAGACATGCTAGACAATATAGTGTTAAAAATAGGCACTACAAAGCTGTATAGATACTTGTTTGCAAAATACGGCATAGGCGAGGAAACGCAGGACCACATACTACATCTGATGGATAAGGACATGTACAACGAAGCCATAGAAGTACTAGTAGAGGCAGGCCATCCGAGCCTAGCAGGTCTCCTGGAAGAGTTGTGGACAAAAGCAAGGAATAGCATAGATGACGCAAAAAAGATAGTATCACAAGTAGACGATGAGGCTGTTCAGATACTAGAAGAGTTTGGCAAGCTCGTAGTCATGCTCAGAGAGTATAACGACAGGCTAAAACTTGAGGTTGATTTAGCCTTTGCACGCGGACTAGCGTATTACACAGGTACAATATTCGAGGTCAAAGTGCCAGGTTTCCCTGTAAGCATAGCTGGCGGCGGCCGCTACGACAACCTCATAGAGCTTTATGGCGGTGAAAAAGTGCCTGGCACAGGATTCGCTATAGGCCTTGACAGAACCTTAGCCGCTATGCGGGAGCTCGAAATAAGGCCGAGACATGTATACGAGGCTAAAACCCAAGTAGCTGTACTGGTTCTTAACGAGGCCCTAACAGCCTACGCTGCCCGGGTCCAGGACATACTAGCCGCTAAGAGAGGAGTCTCAGCAGTATTATACACGGGCTCCAAGCTTCAGAAAATGCTTCCAAAACTAGCCAAGCAAGGATACCGCTACGCAGTGATAATAGGGGAGCGGGAAGCTAGAGAAGGAAAACTCGTTCTACGCGATCTAGAAAAGCGTGAACAGAGGACAATACCTATAGATGAGCTAGAGAATATGGATGACATTATTTAA